A single genomic interval of Corylus avellana chromosome ca10, CavTom2PMs-1.0 harbors:
- the LOC132163842 gene encoding LOW QUALITY PROTEIN: probable RNA 3'-terminal phosphate cyclase-like protein (The sequence of the model RefSeq protein was modified relative to this genomic sequence to represent the inferred CDS: substituted 2 bases at 2 genomic stop codons) produces the protein MGKTTYRKLKGSQNLRQRLLLATLSASPVLIEEIRADDTLPGLRPHEVSLLRLFEKLSDDCVVEINETGTKLKYKPGIVMGGRHLVHDCGVIRSIGYFLEPLIFLGLFAKKPLTIRLKGITNDPRDPSVDTFRSTTIPLLKRFGVPSEGLDLKIESRGSAPHGGGEVVLTVPIVQSLNAVTWTDFGMVKRIRGVTFSTRVSSQFENTMIHAARGIFNNFIPDVHIFTDHKAGSQAGNSRGYGISLVAETNAGCFISADTAVAXXXXXXXXXXXXXXKMHRLXCKEKNKDMKCILANGWFHLSLXGLLFLLCALCPQDVSKVRVSKLSPYGIETLRQIRDFLGVKFVIKPDPSTGTVVLKCIGCGLKNLSRKVS, from the exons ATGGGGAAGACGACGTACAGGAAGCTGAAGGGGAGCCAGAACCTGAGGCAAAGGCTTTTGCTGGCGACTCTCTCGGCGAGTCCCGTTCTGATAGAGGAAATCCGCGCCGATGATACCTTGCCTGGCCTTCGCCCCCACGAGGTCTCCCTTCTCCGTTTGTTCGAGAAGCTCTCCGACGACTGCGTTGTCGAAATCAACGAAACCg GGACCAAACTGAAGTACAAGCCTGGCATTGTGATGGGTGGGAGACATCTTGTACATGACTGTGGTGTTATTCGGTCCATTGGGTATTTCTTGGAGCCATTGATTTTTCTTGGTTTGTTTGCCAAGAAACCTCTTACGATAAGGCTCAAAG GAATTACAAATGATCCTAGGGATCCATCTGTCGATACATTCCGGTCTACTACCATTCCCTTGTTAAAGCGCTTTGGAGTTCCTTCAGAAGGATTAGATCTAAAAATAGAGAGTCGTGGATCTGCTCCTCATGGAGGTGGAGAAGTTGTTTTGACAGTTCCAATTGTTCAAAGTCTAAAT GCTGTAACCTGGACCGATTTTGGAATGGTTAAGAGGATTAGAGGAGTTACTTTCTCAACCAGGGTGTCTTCTCAGTTTGAAAATACCATGATACATGCTGCTCGTGGAATTTTCAATAACTTTATTCCAGATGTTCACATCTTTACTGATCATAAAGCAGGCTCACAAGCTGGAAA CTCACGTGGTTATGGAATTTCATTGGTTGCGGAAACTAATGCTGGTTGCTTCATCTCTGCTGATACTGCTGTTGCTTANNNNNNNNNNNNNNNNNNNNNNNNNNNNNNNNNNNNNNNAAAGATGCACCGACTTTAATGCAA agaaaagaacaaagaTATGAAATGCATTCTTGCTAATGGTTGGTTCCATTTATCTTTGTAGGGTTTGTTATTTCTGCTTTGCGCATTATGTCCACAAGATGTTTCGAAGGTTCGGGTTTCAAAGCTTTCGCCCTACGGAATAGAAACGTTAAGACAGATCCGAGATTTTCTTGGTGTCAAATTTGTTATCAAGCCAGATCCATCCACGGGGACAGTTGTACTCAAATGTATTGGCTGCGGATTGAAGAACCTATCCAGAAAGGTCTCCTGA
- the LOC132163248 gene encoding E3 ubiquitin-protein ligase PUB24-like: protein MEEIEIPQYFLCPISLQIMKDPVTVLTGINYDRESIEHWLMSANEATTCPVTNQPLSKHSDLTPNHMLRRLIQAWCTANASNGVDRIPTPKSPLDKTHVLKLVRDLRVAHLYGTTLKKIEALAAASERNRFCLAEAGMAKVMCLLIIRCFKERRTSGLEEALRILHLVWSPTTEIKLLVNEDNDFIPSLTWVLQCDEIDNHVIIKTEAIFVVKMAIEVASSRKLERLKLEFFQGIMEALRCKISQQAIKSAMHVLIEACPWGRNRLKIVEAGAVFELIELELQNPNKNISELIFNLLANLCSCADGRADLLRHAGGVAVVSKRILRVSPATDDRALNILSLVAKFSATAEVLQEMLRVGAVTKLCLVLQADCAKYLKEKARGILKLHSHIWNNSPCISVYLLTRHRR from the exons atggaagaaattgagatCCCTCAATATTTCCTCTGCCCCATATCTCTGCAGATCATGAAAGACCCGGTCACGGTGCTTACCGGCATCAACTACGACCGGGAAAGCATCGAGCATTGGTTGATGTCGGCCAACGAAGCCACTACATGCCCCGTCACGAACCAGCCGCTGTCAAAACACTCCGATTTGACGCCAAATCACATGCTTCGACGGCTGATTCAGGCATGGTGCACGGCCAATGCCAGCAATGGTGTCGACCGGATTCCCACTCCAAAATCTCCTCTCGACAAAACCCATGTCCTTAAGCTTGTCCGGGATCTTCGTGTTGCTCATTTGTATGGTACTACATTGAAGAAAATTGAAGCTTTAGCAGCCGCAAGCGAAAGGAATAG ATTTTGCTTGGCGGAGGCGGGTATGGCGAAGGTGATGTGTTTGTTGATCATTAGATGTTTCAAGGAAAGGAGAACATCTGGGCTTGAGGAAGCTCTCAGAATTCTGCATCTTGTTTGGAGTCCAACGACAGAAATTAAGCTTTTAGTTAACGAAGACAACGATTTCATCCCCTCGTTGACATGGGTTTTGCAATGTGATGAGATTGATAATCATGTCATCATCAAAACAGAAGCAATTTTTGTCGTGAAAATGGCGATTGAAGTAGCAAGTTCAAGAAAGCTAGAGCGGTTGAAGCTTGAATTCTTCCAAGGTATTATGGAGGCTCTAAGATGCAAAATCTCTCAACAGGCAATCAAATCCGCCATGCACGTGCTAATAGAAGCATGCCCGTGGGGGAGAAACAGGCTGAAAATCGTGGAAGCCGGCGCCGTTTTCGAGCTGATCGAGCTGGAATTACAAAACCCAAATAAGAACATCTCCGAGCTCATCTTCAATCTTCTGGCAAATCTATGCTCGTGCGCTGATGGGAGAGCAGATCTTCTACGCCACGCAGGAGGCGTGGCTGTCGTGTCGAAAAGGATTCTGAGGGTTTCCCCGGCGACAGACGACCGAGCTCTTAATATACTTTCGTTGGTCGCAAAATTCTCGGCGACAGCCGAAGTTCTTCAGGAGATGTTGAGGGTTGGAGCAGTGACAAAGCTTTGCTTGGTGCTGCAAGCAGATTGTGCAAaatatttgaaggaaaaagCAAGAGGGATCCTCAAATTGCATTCTCATATTTGGAATAATTCTCCTTGCATTTCTGTGTATCTGTTAACGAGGCACCGGaggtaa
- the LOC132162758 gene encoding uncharacterized protein LOC132162758, protein MVPPKLHLFAILLLFFLLSSPSSGDPVESDLCNFDDDADLDFSSNKENGKESCHFAGACSTAQDCGHQCEALGHKPNAVKCVVDFAAGENRCCCIKSRKNV, encoded by the exons ATGGTGCCACCAAAGCTTCATCTGTTTgctattcttctccttttcttcctcCTATCTTCTCCATCCTCAGGAGACCCAGTTG agTCCGATCTGTGTAATTTTGACGATGATGCGGATTTGGATTTCTCATCCAACAAAGAAAATGGGAAGGAAAGCTGCCATTTTGCTGGTGCATGCAGCACCGCACAAGACTGTGGCCATCAATGTGAAGCCCTCGGACATAAGCCTAATGCTGTCAAATGTGTTGTTGACTTTGCAGCAGGGGAGAATCGTTGCTGTTGTATTAAGTCTCGTAAAAATGTGTGA